A stretch of the Vitis vinifera cultivar Pinot Noir 40024 chromosome 16, ASM3070453v1 genome encodes the following:
- the LOC100262818 gene encoding putative RING-H2 finger protein ATL21C, with the protein MDRYLCLFLFLFLTLFVEMRGGRDECMASHRCGDQGPLIQFPFRLKDQPCHCGYPGFELSCTENNQTMLELPVSVKLLVKNITYKSREIFVQDPYNCLARQLGNLNLAAFPFPFKFEKGFVTFFNCSSDKTDPYNLFQSIPCLSIPGNLVYAVESSELVQYLNLSSCRRLYSASAPGKQHYGDYIFNGSAFSLKWSKSKICRLKKCNSRETECIKGVSKKIIVTGNILFIHILL; encoded by the coding sequence ATGGATCGATATCTctgtttgtttttgttcttgttCCTGACCTTGTTTGTGGAGATGAGAGGGGGCCGAGATGAGTGCATGGCATCACATCGTTGTGGCGACCAGGGTCCACTCATCCAGTTCCCTTTCCGTCTAAAAGACCAGCCATGCCACTGTGGATACCCGGGATTTGAGTTATCTTGCACTGAGAATAATCAGACCATGCTAGAGCTGCCAGTTTCGGTAAAGCTCTTGGTGAAGAATATAACTTACAAATCCCGGGAAATCTTTGTCCAGGACCCGTATAATTGCCTTGCGAGACAGCTTGGAAATCTCAATTTAGCTGCCTTCCCCTTCCCGTTCAAATTTGAGAAGGGCTTCGTCACCTTCTTCAATTGTTCCTCAGATAAAACAGATCCATATAATTTGTTTCAGTCCATCCCTTGCCTTTCTATCCCTGGTAACCTAGTTTATGCTGTTGAGTCCTCCGAACTTGTCCAATATTTGAACCTATCCTCTTGCCGCAGGCTTTACAGCGCTTCAGCTCCAGGTAAACAACATTATGGGGATTATATATTCAATGGAAGTGCGTTTTCTTTAAAGTggtcaaagtcaaaaatatgcaGATTGAAGAAGTGTAATAGCAGAGAAACTGAATGTATTAAAG
- the LOC100252559 gene encoding rust resistance kinase Lr10 has translation MTHNFKNKLGQGGFGSVYKGKLRSGRIVAVKMLVMSKANGQDFINEVATIGRIHHVNVVRLVGFYIQGSKWALVYDFMPNGSLDKFVFLDQGNNIPLSWERLYKIALGVARGIEYLHQGCDMQILHFDIKPHNILLDEDFTPKVSDFGLAKLYSIDDNIVSITAARGTLGYIAPELFYKNLGGVSFKADVYSFGMLLLEMVGKRKNVNAFAEHSSQIYFPSWIYNRYDQGEDMEMGDATEDEKKYVRKMVIVALWCIQMKPMDRPSMSKTLEMLEGAVELLKMPPKPTLWSIENHEQSMVELPISSSNSMGTISLYGR, from the coding sequence ATGACtcataattttaagaataaattaggTCAAGGAGGTTTTGGCTCTGTGTACAAAGGAAAACTCCGAAGTGGACGCATTGTGGCTGTAAAAATGTTAGTTATGTCAAAAGCTAATGGGCAAGATTTCATCAATGAAGTTGCTACAATCGGAAGGATTCATCATGTTAATGTGGTGAGACTTGTTGGATTTTATATACAGGGATCAAAATGGGCTCTTGTATATGACTTCATGCCCAATGGATCTCTTGATAAGtttgtttttcttgaccaaGGAAACAACATTCCTTTGAGTTGGGAAAGATTATACAAGATTGCACTTGGAGTGGCACGTGGGATTGAATACTTACATCAAGGATGTGACATGCAAATTCTccattttgatatcaagccaCACAACATTCTTCTTGATGAAGACTTCACACcaaaagtttcagattttggTCTTGCAAAATTATATTCAATAGATGACAATATCGTATCCATCACTGCTGCTAGAGGAACCTTGGGCTACATTGCTCCCGAATTATTCTACAAAAACCTTGGAGGTGTATCATTTAAGgctgatgtttatagttttggaatgttgttaTTGGAAATGGTggggaaaaggaagaatgtgAATGCATTTGCAGAACATTCTAGTCAAATATATTTCCCATCATGGATTTATAATAGATATGATCAAGGAGAGGACATGGAAATGGGAGATGCCACTGAGGATGAAAAAAAGTATGTAAGGAAAATGGTGATAGTTGCACTATGGTGTATACAAATGAAGCCTATGGATCGTCCTTCAATGAGCAAAACATTGGAGATGCTTGAAGGAGCGGTTGAACTCTTGAAAATGCCTCCTAAGCCAACTCTATGGTCTATTGAGAATCATGAGCAATCCATGGTAGAGTTACCAatttcatcatccaattccATGGGTACAATCAGCTTATATGGAAGGTAG